ATGGATCGATGCTAATGCCACAGTCGACTACAGTCGGCTACTGTATTCCGCAACAAAGATCTCCCTCCAGTGGAAAGCAAAGAGAGCTTCATCGGCATCGCTTTGAAGGGACAAACAGCCGGCGATTGGCGGTGTGCACAATGccatcaaaatttaaatagcaaACAACCGAAGTTCAGCCGCAGATTcttcacaacaacaacagcaacaaaaagctgAAGCAAAGCGAAGTGAGGAGGAGAGCGAagggaagaagaagaagaagaaaccgCTGCATTCCCTTATGTCTGCGACATTTTTTTGTGGACTGCGATTTTGGAATGTGCGGTTAGCTGGCTGCAATTAGGTAACGATCAAGTTATGCGGGCCCCCGGTTAACGGTAAAGCTAAAGCCAGAAGAGGACCCAAGCGCCTCGAGGGCTTTTGGCGAGTGAATGTCAAGGTCAAGCGTGGAGCTTGTTAATCagtcacacacaaaaaagagcTGGAGAAGAATAAGGCGGGGAACTGAGAAACTGGCAAGAAGAGTAAGTGAAGCAGTGAGCAAATGGGTGTATGCGTATAATCTGTTGGAACCAAgacttatattttattgatttattgtgGGGACACAAACCCCACAATTACCTGCAGCGAATGACAAACATGAAAAACGAGCTCGATGCGCGGCTATGGAAATGTGATAAGCTATAATTAAGCGGCTAAAAAGGATGCAACACTGGCCAAGACACACCAaagggagtgagagagagggaataCGAAACGGGGCGTGTTATATGCTAAACAACATGCAAGGGGCGTGGCGCTgtaagcaaatttaatttatacaatatgcaaagaattaatttgttgcagtcgcagtcgcaatcgcagttGGAGTCTCAGCTTTCAGTTGGAGTCTGCATGCTGCCCCAAAGTGGGGCGTGACTGGCAACAGAGAACTTGGCATTTCAATTGGGCAGCGGGCAAGGTGGCGCCCCAACTGGttcttgaatttcaattcgTATTTTTACCTGCCTCTTCCCCTCATCCCAAACATATTCCTGACGCGATCCTTTGACTTCGATACCGAAAACGCGAAAcggaaatattaataataattttcatgtCGACGCAAACCGCAAAATTATGTACAAACATGCAATATGtcataatattttcaacagcggaacaaaaaaaaatacagagaCAAACAAACGAATAAATGTAATCGATCAGGTGTCTACTCTATTCGTAGACTCATTGACCaccgagcaacaacaattgacgaataattcataaacatatttcaagtcgaaagaaaattaatttgcccGCCAACAGGCAAACATTGTACCTCCCCTCAAATAGAGTGAAAACCTGCTGTTCATTATTATATGACGTGTTGACATTCGgaatgacaacgacaacaacaacaacttgggCTGTCAATCATTTTGGGGTGTTTAGTAACAACTTTTATTGGCTGTGCCAATTATTCATATTGTTCCATTGAATCGAAACGGAACCAAACGTTAGAACCAACTCTGACAGCTGCACCTCTGTAATGGGAATTTTCCCATTCCCTTTCCTTACAGTGAGTACTCGCACTTGCATTCGTCGTTCCCTTGGCCCTAAGACTCGTTGTATCCGTTACCAAAAGTCACGCGAACAGTTTAACGTTTTACCAGAAAATAGCTGGGAAATCCTTTTTCTTGAAATTGAATTCTGTTGGATAAACTGACAATActagtattaaatataaataatttataactaAGTGCGGATTTCTGTCATCAGTCTACGtctaataaatgcaaaaggatttgctaattcaaataattatcaatgtcaaaaacatttgtatttaaaatataccgaattaatataccataaaaatactaaaattataccatatataataGTTATTGAGTGTTTTCGACAGTGCGAAATAGtttggtattaattttgaaatatactacaataaattatattttaaaatataccaaattaatatactacaaatataccatacgcAATAATTGGTATAATACTATACTACaagtataccatagagtgcaaaatataccacttgcataaaatataccgaataaatataccataaaaatactaaaattataccatatataataGTTATTGAGTGTTTTCGACAGTGCGAAATAgtttggtattaattttaaaatataccacaataaattatattttaaaatataccaaattaatatactacaaatataccatacgcAATAATTGGTATAATACTATACTACaagtataccatagagtgcaaaatatgccGCACGCAAACATAGCAAGtgctgcaacaaaaaaaaaatatatgctttATAAGGTTGGAGATGTTAAATACAATCCATGgagacacaaagttattatactCTTCTATTCTAAGGGTATcggaaatacaaataaaatatgagtATTTCTCTCATCCAGCCtacatttaataaaagcaaattatcaCAGTTAAGTTTGAccctaaaataaataccaatagaatattttttgtacttaaAAAATTGATCTAAATCTACTCTGTAGACACTTTTAAAGCTatgctgaaattgaaattggttaataaacaacaaagttattcaaataattgcaCTTCTAGTCGCTAAATTTGTCgctaataaatgcaaattatcaCAGTTAAGTTTGAccctaaaataaatactaatagaATAATTTTTGTACTTTCCAATCAATCTAAATCTACTCTGTAGACACTTCTAAAGCTATGCTAAAAATTTCATGAAAATCCgttaataaacaacaaagttaTTCAAATAATGGCACTTCTACTCTGAATGCAAGTATCAcagttgcaaaaaaaaattataataaaataaatcgtGGAACTATTCAAGACTTATGCCATCGACagtttttgcaaataaatttcatggGCATGATTTGGAACCCAGTTTGGTTTATATTTGGGTGATTtgatcatttttaaaatatcatgAGCAACATTCTGGCAATTGTTGCCAACTAATTTGTAATGATAGTGCGACTGGCAGCTCTTTACAAGTGCATCTAATGCATTGAGTTGTGCCTCACTTACGTACAGATATTCACAATCTGATACAATCGAATTGGCTTCATTGATTAACATTTCCGAGACATGTTCATAGACCAATTGCGGTTCAGTTTCATCAAGTTTTAGTCGCTCTGTAGCAGCTTCTATATCCGATGATGTTATACCTGCCGATTGCCAACTTAGCCGAGAATTCAGCACTACACGCCAAGTGCCTGGAGTGTAGGCTGCATACGATACTAAAATCGGTGAATTATTCCGGCCGATCAACGAGCCGTCAGTGCTCACTGCATTGCCATCGGAAACCCCATAGAACCTCAGTGTTCGTTGAGCCCCATTTTGGGAAACTatagaaatatacaaatgcaATGGCACGATGCGATTCAATCGCAGTAACTTGAGCATCTTGGCCTCAACTGGTGATATGGTGccatttagttttttttgcgTTAACCTGTAGAAGTAACGCGTCAAGCGACTGCCGTTCGACAATTGTCTCCAATGATATGAAACGGTTGCTTGAGTTGCACTTCTCATCATATTGTTTTCTTCCCTTACTATATATACCACATTCATAATTCTCAACAGCGTTCTACAATTTTGTAGTTTGGTCAGAGCttcgtatattttttctttccttaCTATCTACCCAGAAGTTTAAGCAATAGCGTTTTTTCACATTTGCCAACTCGaacaatattttgaatctCTCTTATTCTACAGCTAGCTAGTTTAGCTTGCCTTCCCTTTTCCCCCCTCCATCACTCTCTTTCAATCATCCCAGTCTGTCTTCCCCGCTGCTGCCAATAAAACTTTCGGCTTCGGGGCCCATTCCCCCACAGCTCTATAGTAAGTAGAATAGTAGTCAAGGTCAGATTCTCCCATAGCTGAAGTCGAACCCGAAAGCGCTTCGCGACCTCCACTGATCCGACGTCAACTTAACGCCCACGACCAATCCCCATGACTCCGATCAAGCGGCTAACGTTAGTGTTAAACTTAATGCGTGGTCTCGGGTCCCATATTTCGCTATCGCAATCGTGTTGTGTTATCTTGGATTCTATATTTAGCTACAGattatatatacgtatatatattgcaaaatgcaatatgtgtaagatatatgtatatattatatataatatattgcacTTTATGGTAAATGACGTCGATGCATTGCAATAGCGTAACGGTAGAGAGCTCGGCTAAAGCATTGTGGGTCTGCGGTCCAAATAATCgcagtttttatacccgctaccgatagggtagaagggtattataactttgtgccgacaggaaatgtatgtaacaggtaaaaggaggcatctccgaccctataaagtatatatattcttgatcagcgtcaacagccgagacgatctagccatgtccgtctgtccgtctgtgtgtctgtgtgtctgtgtgtccgtccgtctgtccgtatgaacacctagatctcagagactacgagagatagagctataattttttttcgacagcatttgttatgtttgcacgcagatcaagtttgtttcaaattgttgccacgcccacttccgcccccgcaaatcaaaaaaatcgaataacaagcgtaattttaaagctagagttgcaaattttggtatatataataataactatagtagttatgattcctgaaaatttggttgcgatcagataaaaattgtcgaagttataaaagaaatacttttgtatgggcaaaaacgcctacttataagggtcttagttactttggctgacaatctggtatattgagccgtctatggtatattttgaatgcggtactatatcgatataccacatataccatttggtatattttttagtatttttgcagtatatttggtatattttgagaataataccgcaaaatatattgcttttattcaaaatgggtagcgggtatctcacagtcgagtacactcgactgtagctttcttacttgtttattttaaaatttataatactcGTAACACTAAGttctaattgaaatattaaacaatttgctttcaaaaatgtaaaagtaaGCTTTGCAAAagtgaaatactaaaaaaatgagtaagaaattgttttagtCATCGAATTTTGTTCAAAACTGTGATTGATATGTCcgacaaattttataaatactatttgCCTGATGGACGTATATTTCATGTAGGTAAGTAATATAGTTTAATTTTACGAAAAGTACATTTTTAGATCTTATAAACTCTCACTATGATCAGAGGTTGCATTGAAGGCCATTAATCGCGAAGGCATCACTTCGGTGGCTTTGAAGGGTAAAACGTGTGCCGTAGTTGCCTCACAGAATATAGCAACGAATATAGCCAACATTGACCCAGAGACTGCTACGAGTTTGTttgcattaaatgaaatagttgGTTGCGTTGTCACAGGACGTTATAGTAAGTATACAATGTCAAGATTTTAGGGCatatataataagtattttaaagtGTTAACTAAAAAGTGGATACTCCAAATGAGCTGACAAATATTGCGAAGAGAAATTTTGACCACCTAATACTAATCTCATTCTTAGTGGTTACTAAGAATTTCAACGAGCTCGTAGAACTACTTTTGAACCAACATTATAAAgataaatttcaatacaatCCTATAACAATTTGTGAACCAACTGTTTTCTGAATTCAACCAAAACTACATAGAATTCTATATAATTTCATAACTCTTCCAGGCGACTGCAAATATCTGGTGCAAGAAGCTCGCCGTGAAGCCACGGATTTCCACAGTTATTGCAGACATCAAATGGCAATCGATGTCCTTTGTCACCGCATGGCGGACATCCTTCAGCTCAAGACACGATGTCTTGAAGCTCGTGCACTCGCCTGCAGCATGATGTTGATCTCATATGAT
This window of the Drosophila albomicans strain 15112-1751.03 chromosome 2L, ASM965048v2, whole genome shotgun sequence genome carries:
- the LOC117565006 gene encoding proteasome subunit alpha type-6-like — translated: MSDKFYKYYLPDGRIFHVEVALKAINREGITSVALKGKTCAVVASQNIATNIANIDPETATSLFALNEIVGCVVTGRYSDCKYLVQEARREATDFHSYCRHQMAIDVLCHRMADILQLKTRCLEARALACSMMLISYDDDLGASVFKTDPSANYCGYFACASGAKQLQAEDFLRKNYKLNMSEKESVRLAVNCLENVLDFECQPQDIEVGIVTDCNRKFRKLNEKEIKEYNHYF